In Paenibacillus phoenicis, one genomic interval encodes:
- a CDS encoding response regulator transcription factor — protein MIKVLIVDDEPKLREGLRTFIEWGAYDYEVVDTAANGNEALEKYQQYHPDLVVADIRMPGMDGLQLIEKLRTQDPNLHILILSGYADFSYAKKAMTYRADGYLLKPVDEDELKDYLWKIKLTIDEEKASEQWKHVTTEWNREALIQSVLTGEDEEDPTPLCERAHEVGISGKVFQILLLAPQMEGDADAQINALIRKALVRQFEEPGRGWVFAIHSKFGVLLKEPLLSVELAGIYRELAAELSDLGICYSVALGEKVGCMAEIRESYRTACDLVRRHFFLDQGTILTPDSLSARTDAGAGASAGPELTTEELGEQLFYAVDIGNRDAVKSLLHQLGEAYKAEGAMENEIKNRYVELLTTIFSKALKQSPELQNRSKEFSDGYSKIQKAYSILELNGQAEHLLQQIMNQLGEDGKHREVKIMLDLIHRNYNENLKLETLSGIFNYNSAYLGKLFKNTTGEYFNTYLDKVRIEKAKHYLEEGLKVYQVAEKVGYTNVDYFHSKFRKYVGTSPSAYRKQMNHA, from the coding sequence ATGATTAAAGTGCTGATTGTTGACGACGAACCGAAACTTAGGGAGGGTCTGCGGACCTTTATCGAATGGGGAGCCTATGACTACGAAGTTGTGGATACGGCGGCCAACGGGAATGAAGCGCTGGAAAAGTATCAGCAATATCATCCCGATCTGGTCGTGGCCGATATCCGCATGCCGGGGATGGACGGGTTGCAATTGATCGAGAAGCTCCGCACGCAAGATCCGAATTTGCATATTTTGATTCTTAGCGGTTACGCGGATTTTAGTTATGCCAAGAAGGCGATGACATACCGGGCGGATGGTTATTTGCTGAAGCCGGTAGATGAAGATGAACTCAAGGATTATCTTTGGAAAATCAAGCTGACGATCGACGAAGAGAAAGCATCCGAGCAGTGGAAGCACGTCACAACGGAGTGGAACCGGGAAGCGTTGATCCAGTCCGTGCTGACCGGCGAAGACGAAGAGGACCCTACTCCGCTATGCGAGCGGGCTCATGAAGTAGGTATCAGCGGCAAGGTGTTTCAAATTTTGCTGCTTGCCCCGCAAATGGAAGGGGACGCTGATGCCCAAATTAACGCTCTGATCCGCAAAGCATTGGTCCGGCAGTTCGAGGAGCCTGGCCGCGGCTGGGTGTTTGCGATCCATTCCAAGTTTGGCGTCCTGCTCAAGGAGCCGCTTCTCTCCGTGGAGCTTGCGGGGATCTATCGCGAGCTTGCTGCCGAGCTGTCCGATTTAGGCATCTGCTATTCCGTGGCGCTTGGCGAGAAGGTGGGATGCATGGCGGAGATTCGGGAATCGTACCGGACGGCATGTGATTTGGTCCGCCGCCATTTCTTCCTTGATCAGGGAACGATCTTAACGCCAGACAGCCTGTCTGCCAGAACGGATGCGGGGGCTGGTGCGAGTGCGGGACCGGAGCTTACGACCGAAGAGCTGGGCGAGCAGCTCTTTTATGCGGTAGATATCGGTAATCGCGATGCCGTAAAATCTCTGCTGCACCAGCTGGGCGAAGCGTATAAGGCTGAAGGTGCGATGGAGAACGAAATAAAGAACCGTTATGTGGAGCTGCTGACCACGATTTTCAGTAAGGCGCTGAAGCAGTCGCCGGAGCTGCAAAATCGCAGCAAAGAGTTTTCCGACGGGTACTCGAAAATCCAAAAAGCCTACTCCATTCTGGAGCTAAACGGGCAGGCAGAGCATCTGCTGCAGCAGATCATGAACCAGCTCGGCGAAGACGGGAAACACCGCGAAGTCAAAATTATGTTGGATCTGATTCACCGGAACTATAACGAAAACCTCAAATTGGAGACGCTCTCCGGCATCTTCAACTATAACAGCGCATATTTAGGCAAATTGTTCAAGAACACGACCGGAGAATACTTTAACACGTACCTCGACAAGGTGCGGATCGAGAAAGCTAAACACTATTTAGAGGAAGGCCTGAAGGTCTATCAGGTGGCCGAAAAGGTCGGATACACCAATGTCGATTATTTTCACAGCAAATTCCGCAAATATGTCGGTACCTCACCTTCCGCATATCGCAAGCAGATGAACCATGCCTGA
- a CDS encoding glycoside hydrolase family 43 protein produces MKNTQEYRNPIVEQRADPWVYKHQDRYYYFTASVPEYDRIEIRRSKTLQGLGDAKPVVAWRKYDTGPLSANIWAPEIHFIDGKWYIYFAAARTTETNEGLFDHRMYVLENTSANPLEGVWEEKGQVRTRWESFALDATTFEHRGERYYVWAQKDPGIEGNSNLYISRMSNPWTLTGEQVMISTPEYDWETIGFKVNEGPAVLKRNGRIFISYSASATDHHYCMGLLTADESADLLDPSSWSKSPLPVFATNEAAGQYGPGHNSFTVSEDGRDVLVYHARNYKEIDGDPLYDPNRHTRAQILEWNEDGTPNFGVPLPDSVRTNP; encoded by the coding sequence ATGAAGAACACGCAGGAATATCGAAATCCAATCGTGGAGCAACGGGCGGATCCATGGGTTTATAAGCATCAGGACAGGTATTATTACTTTACGGCTTCGGTACCTGAGTATGACCGGATCGAAATTCGCCGGTCCAAGACGCTGCAAGGATTGGGGGATGCCAAGCCGGTGGTGGCCTGGCGCAAATATGATACCGGCCCGCTGAGCGCCAATATTTGGGCTCCGGAAATCCATTTTATCGACGGAAAATGGTATATCTATTTTGCCGCCGCGCGAACGACCGAGACGAACGAAGGATTGTTTGATCACCGAATGTACGTGCTGGAGAACACCTCCGCCAATCCGCTTGAAGGCGTATGGGAGGAGAAAGGGCAAGTCCGTACGCGGTGGGAGTCGTTTGCATTGGATGCGACGACGTTCGAGCACCGGGGGGAACGGTATTACGTTTGGGCGCAGAAGGACCCAGGTATCGAAGGCAACTCCAACCTCTACATCTCCCGGATGAGCAACCCTTGGACGTTGACCGGGGAGCAGGTCATGATCTCCACGCCGGAATACGATTGGGAAACGATCGGCTTCAAAGTAAACGAGGGACCGGCCGTACTGAAGCGGAACGGGCGTATATTCATCAGCTATTCGGCCAGCGCCACCGACCATCATTATTGTATGGGCCTGCTCACCGCGGACGAATCGGCAGATTTGCTGGACCCTAGCTCCTGGTCAAAATCGCCGCTTCCGGTGTTTGCGACCAATGAAGCGGCGGGACAGTATGGACCAGGTCATAATAGTTTTACCGTCTCGGAGGACGGGCGGGACGTATTGGTCTATCATGCCCGGAATTACAAGGAGATCGACGGTGACCCGCTGTACGATCCGAACCGGCATACCCGGGCCCAAATTCTGGAATGGAACGAGGATGGCACGCCAAACTTCGGAGTGCCGCTACCCGACTCGGTCCGCACGAATCCATAG
- a CDS encoding LamG-like jellyroll fold domain-containing protein, giving the protein MVKCLGLLLIFTMLIPAEGWASSGDTDAGKRGATESESAGGASGKKRPPAFTNVSVHDPNIVKAGSTYYVFGSHIEAAKSTDLMNWTTFTNGYQTPGNVIYGDLSQNLAGSFAWAGEDDADSKGGYAVWAPGVIWNEKYRNADGTRGAYMMYYSASSTYIRSAIGYAVSKNIEGPYTYVDTVIYSGFTKETAYDENSRVDKKWTNTNLKQLVDQGRLKEANPNWFNSDGSYNNAMYPNAIDAALFFDKDGKLWMTYGSWSGGIFIVELDPVTGQVKYPGKDGTTADGRLVDRYFGTKIAGGYTKSGEGPYILYDKTSGYYYLNVSYGWLGANGGYNLRQFRAKRPDGPYLDAAGQNAVLPSDTDNAPYGIKMVGNFLFDRKIGDPGTGIGYGYASPGHNSLFYDEKTKRYFSVFHTRFPQRGEVHEVRVHQLFMNQNGWLVMAPTRYAGESLQKVTASKVVGNYQFVNHGLGYSGEVPTSVHLTLNKDHTISGSITGTWKLNGSYGAELTLEGVTYHGVFVKGWDENQGRETMTFTAISREGTAIWGIQQPEMNDRQVVKAVQEALTLGDTSKVMNNLTLPLEGTHGAQIVWSTSDPGVISETGVIHPPDAGEADAPATLTATITKGKAKAVKTFEIVVAPIDLNYGLRAHYRFEGNLSEVEGRFGDGAVTGAKLDTEGGAITFTDGVQGLAAEFDGKSGIRLDDGLIQGNRYSVSLWLHPQQFTQFTTSFFGAKSNTSWISLVPDSWDHNTMLWSGEAWYDGTTGSRISAGAWHHVAFTVDAGNVKVYVDGELKFTGTGFPDIFTNNQGMFSLGVNWWDPPFQGKMDELRVYDVPIPEAVVRKLYEEGQSVTR; this is encoded by the coding sequence ATGGTTAAGTGCCTGGGTTTACTCTTGATCTTCACGATGCTCATCCCTGCCGAAGGGTGGGCGAGCAGCGGCGATACGGATGCCGGGAAACGCGGGGCAACGGAAAGCGAGAGTGCGGGAGGGGCCTCGGGGAAAAAGCGACCGCCCGCGTTTACCAATGTCTCGGTCCACGATCCGAACATCGTCAAGGCCGGCTCGACCTATTATGTCTTTGGGTCGCATATCGAAGCCGCCAAATCAACCGATTTGATGAATTGGACGACGTTTACCAACGGCTATCAAACCCCGGGGAACGTGATCTACGGCGATCTGTCTCAAAATCTGGCCGGTTCGTTCGCTTGGGCGGGAGAGGACGATGCCGACAGTAAAGGCGGGTATGCGGTCTGGGCGCCGGGCGTGATCTGGAATGAGAAATACCGGAATGCGGACGGAACGAGGGGCGCTTATATGATGTATTACAGCGCTTCGTCCACCTATATCCGCTCCGCGATTGGTTATGCGGTATCCAAAAATATCGAAGGCCCCTACACCTACGTGGACACGGTTATTTACTCCGGGTTTACGAAGGAGACGGCGTATGACGAGAACAGCCGGGTCGATAAGAAGTGGACGAATACGAACCTCAAGCAGCTGGTGGACCAGGGAAGGCTGAAGGAGGCCAATCCGAATTGGTTTAACAGCGACGGTTCCTATAATAATGCCATGTATCCGAACGCAATTGACGCCGCTTTGTTCTTCGATAAGGACGGCAAGCTGTGGATGACGTACGGCTCCTGGTCCGGCGGAATATTTATCGTCGAGTTGGATCCGGTCACCGGTCAGGTGAAATATCCTGGCAAAGACGGCACAACGGCTGACGGACGCCTTGTAGACCGCTATTTCGGCACCAAAATTGCCGGAGGCTATACGAAGTCCGGCGAAGGGCCCTACATTTTATACGATAAAACTTCGGGATACTACTATTTGAACGTTTCCTATGGTTGGCTGGGGGCGAACGGCGGCTACAACCTGCGGCAGTTCCGGGCGAAACGTCCAGACGGCCCTTATCTCGATGCGGCCGGACAAAATGCCGTGCTGCCCAGCGATACGGATAACGCGCCGTACGGCATCAAAATGGTCGGCAATTTCCTGTTCGACCGCAAAATAGGCGATCCCGGCACGGGAATCGGTTACGGTTATGCTTCGCCAGGGCATAACTCGCTATTTTATGACGAGAAGACGAAGCGATATTTCTCGGTGTTCCATACTCGCTTCCCGCAACGGGGAGAGGTTCACGAAGTCAGGGTGCACCAGCTGTTTATGAACCAAAACGGGTGGCTGGTCATGGCACCGACGCGTTACGCCGGGGAATCCCTGCAGAAAGTGACGGCCTCCAAGGTGGTCGGCAACTATCAGTTCGTGAATCATGGGCTTGGCTATTCCGGTGAGGTCCCTACTTCGGTCCACCTTACTTTGAACAAAGACCATACGATTTCGGGTTCGATAACCGGAACCTGGAAGCTAAACGGCTCCTATGGAGCGGAGCTGACCCTTGAGGGAGTAACTTACCACGGCGTATTCGTCAAAGGCTGGGACGAGAACCAAGGGCGGGAGACGATGACCTTTACGGCCATCTCTCGCGAAGGCACCGCCATTTGGGGCATTCAGCAGCCGGAGATGAACGACCGCCAGGTCGTTAAGGCGGTGCAGGAAGCCTTAACGCTCGGCGATACCAGCAAAGTCATGAACAACCTGACATTGCCATTGGAAGGGACGCATGGGGCTCAAATCGTCTGGTCCACCTCCGATCCAGGCGTCATTTCAGAGACCGGGGTCATCCACCCGCCCGATGCGGGAGAAGCCGATGCTCCCGCTACGTTAACCGCAACGATCACGAAGGGGAAAGCGAAAGCCGTCAAGACGTTTGAGATCGTCGTTGCTCCGATTGATCTTAACTATGGACTGCGAGCCCACTATCGCTTTGAGGGGAATTTATCGGAGGTCGAAGGACGGTTTGGCGATGGTGCGGTGACCGGGGCAAAGCTTGATACCGAAGGCGGAGCGATCACTTTTACGGATGGAGTCCAGGGGTTGGCTGCCGAGTTTGATGGGAAATCCGGCATTCGGCTGGATGACGGTCTGATTCAAGGGAACCGTTATTCGGTTTCCCTCTGGTTGCATCCGCAGCAATTTACCCAATTTACGACCAGCTTCTTTGGGGCGAAATCCAATACAAGCTGGATCAGCCTCGTGCCGGATTCCTGGGATCATAACACGATGCTGTGGTCCGGTGAAGCCTGGTATGACGGGACAACGGGTTCGCGGATCTCGGCGGGAGCGTGGCATCACGTAGCCTTTACCGTCGATGCCGGGAACGTGAAGGTGTACGTTGACGGGGAACTGAAGTTTACGGGAACGGGATTCCCGGATATCTTCACGAACAATCAAGGTATGTTCAGCCTAGGTGTGAATTGGTGGGATCCCCCTTTCCAAGGGAAGATGGATGAACTCCGGGTTTACGACGTGCCGATTCCAGAAGCGGTGGTCCGCAAGCTGTATGAGGAAGGCCAGAGCGTAACGAGATGA
- a CDS encoding alpha-N-arabinofuranosidase: MNNKVIIQTDVTKAVINKNIYGHFAEHLGRCIYEGIWVGEDSPIPNTQGIRNDVLEALKRIKVPVLRWPGGCFADEYHWKDGVGPREARKRMVNTHWGGVIENNHFGTHEFMLLCELLECEPYICGNVGSGTVQEMSEWVEYMTFDGESPMANWRKENGRSAPWKLTYFGIGNENWGCGGHMRPEYYADLYRRYQTYVRNYGDNRIYKIAGGANVDDYRWTEVLMQQAGGLMDGLSLHYYTIPGDFWLGKGSALDFSEDEWFVTMKKALHMDELIAKHSTIMDRYDPEKRIGLIIDEWGTWYDVEPGTNPGFLYQQNTIRDALVAGLHFNIFHHHADRVQMTNIAQTVNVLQAMILTEGERMILTPTYHAFDMFKVHQGAELLSTESSLVASANGDDTLPALSVSASKNAQGDIQISLVHIDPRQAAEVSLELRGNHAEWASVSGTLLTAATMNAHNTFEQPDVVTPVPLRDVHVAGDTLHVKMPAMSLVTLIIKS; this comes from the coding sequence GTGAACAACAAAGTGATCATTCAAACGGACGTGACGAAAGCGGTCATCAACAAAAATATTTACGGTCATTTTGCCGAGCATTTGGGCAGATGCATCTATGAGGGGATTTGGGTCGGAGAAGATTCCCCGATTCCCAACACGCAAGGGATACGTAACGACGTGCTGGAGGCGTTGAAGCGGATCAAGGTTCCGGTGCTTCGTTGGCCCGGCGGATGTTTTGCGGATGAGTATCACTGGAAGGACGGCGTAGGCCCGAGGGAAGCCCGCAAGCGGATGGTCAACACCCATTGGGGCGGCGTTATCGAGAACAATCACTTCGGGACGCATGAATTTATGCTGCTATGCGAGCTGCTGGAATGCGAGCCGTATATTTGCGGGAATGTGGGGAGCGGCACGGTTCAAGAAATGTCCGAATGGGTCGAGTATATGACATTTGACGGCGAATCCCCGATGGCGAACTGGCGTAAGGAGAATGGCAGGAGCGCGCCGTGGAAGCTGACCTATTTTGGCATCGGAAATGAGAATTGGGGATGCGGCGGCCACATGCGTCCGGAATATTACGCCGATCTGTATCGCCGCTATCAAACCTACGTCCGCAATTATGGGGATAACCGGATATATAAAATCGCCGGCGGGGCCAATGTGGACGATTATCGCTGGACCGAAGTGCTGATGCAACAGGCCGGCGGGCTCATGGACGGGTTAAGCCTGCATTATTACACGATTCCCGGTGATTTCTGGCTGGGGAAGGGTTCGGCGCTGGATTTTTCAGAGGACGAGTGGTTCGTGACCATGAAAAAAGCGCTGCACATGGACGAATTAATTGCGAAGCACAGTACGATCATGGATCGGTACGATCCCGAGAAGCGTATCGGCTTGATTATCGACGAGTGGGGCACTTGGTACGACGTTGAGCCGGGCACGAATCCGGGATTTCTGTATCAGCAAAACACGATCCGTGACGCACTGGTGGCCGGGCTTCACTTCAACATCTTTCATCATCACGCCGACCGGGTGCAGATGACGAACATCGCCCAGACCGTCAACGTCCTGCAAGCGATGATTTTAACAGAAGGTGAGCGGATGATCCTAACGCCGACGTATCATGCGTTTGATATGTTCAAGGTCCATCAAGGAGCAGAGCTGTTGTCGACCGAGTCATCGCTGGTTGCTTCGGCGAATGGCGACGACACACTTCCGGCCCTGTCGGTGTCCGCCTCGAAGAACGCCCAAGGCGACATTCAGATCAGCTTGGTTCATATCGATCCGAGACAGGCTGCGGAGGTCAGTCTCGAGTTGCGAGGAAATCACGCGGAATGGGCTTCGGTTTCGGGAACTTTGTTAACGGCTGCAACGATGAATGCGCACAATACGTTTGAGCAACCGGATGTGGTTACGCCGGTTCCGCTCCGGGACGTTCACGTAGCCGGTGACACGCTGCACGTGAAAATGCCGGCCATGTCACTGGTAACCTTGATCATCAAATCATAA
- a CDS encoding carbohydrate ABC transporter permease: MSKKISISKYIAYLYLILLCVIWVIPVLFGISTSFRSQSEVVSTGFRLLPVEWILDNYVTILENTSTAPILRWLTNSVFIAVTHTFLVIVIISITGYGYARMNFKGRDTLFFTLLGISFFPGVVNIIPSYKIIDIFGWVNTAWAMIIPGLAGMGNIFLVRQFLKGIPTDLDESARVDGAGDFRIYSYIILPLIKPILIVCGLFSFVGSWNDFLWPVIVYTDVDKMPVTAGLLLLQDIYGNYRMIGQLMGSAMLAIIPTLLLFVFAQKYFIQSINLNSGIKG, from the coding sequence ATGTCGAAGAAAATCAGCATATCGAAGTATATCGCATACCTGTATTTGATCCTCCTGTGCGTCATTTGGGTCATTCCCGTGTTATTTGGAATTTCGACTTCCTTCCGCTCCCAATCTGAAGTGGTGTCAACGGGCTTCCGTTTGCTTCCCGTGGAATGGATCCTGGACAATTACGTGACGATTCTGGAGAATACGTCCACGGCTCCGATCCTGCGCTGGCTGACGAACTCCGTATTCATTGCGGTGACACATACGTTCCTCGTGATCGTGATCATCTCCATCACGGGTTACGGGTATGCTCGAATGAACTTTAAAGGCAGAGACACGCTGTTTTTTACATTGCTGGGCATTTCCTTCTTTCCGGGAGTCGTCAACATTATCCCCTCTTACAAAATCATCGATATTTTCGGCTGGGTGAATACCGCATGGGCGATGATTATTCCGGGTTTGGCGGGTATGGGCAACATCTTTCTGGTCAGGCAGTTTCTGAAAGGGATTCCGACCGACCTGGATGAATCCGCCCGGGTTGACGGGGCCGGAGATTTTCGGATCTACTCGTACATCATCCTGCCGCTTATCAAGCCGATCCTCATCGTTTGCGGCCTGTTCTCGTTTGTCGGCTCCTGGAACGACTTCCTCTGGCCGGTCATCGTCTATACCGACGTGGACAAAATGCCGGTGACTGCGGGACTGCTGCTGCTTCAGGATATCTACGGCAACTATCGCATGATCGGACAGCTTATGGGTTCGGCCATGTTGGCCATCATTCCAACGCTGCTGCTGTTTGTTTTTGCGCAAAAATACTTTATTCAATCGATCAATCTGAATTCAGGCATTAAAGGATAA
- a CDS encoding carbohydrate ABC transporter permease — translation MNKKSFAPFFFVGPHLVLFLIFILIPTVYGIYASFTQWNLMNDPTWVGWANYKTILFDETSTFHTQFVNGLRNTLIFVVISVPLLIVIPLSVAVALEHKKVKLKGIIQSIIYIPGLISISAAALIWLLIFNKQLGITGNIFHSQVAWAATQPYAWIIIFVITVWGGVGGNMIIYRASIAGVSKDLYEAAEIDGAGATRRFFSITLPSIRFPLIYTFVMTTAGAFNVFGQPLMMTDGGPRQSTHVLMMYIRQLAFGHGESIAGMASAMAVLLGMVILVISALQYYVMNRNAN, via the coding sequence ATGAACAAGAAATCCTTTGCGCCGTTTTTCTTTGTGGGTCCGCACCTGGTTTTGTTCCTGATCTTCATTCTGATTCCGACCGTATACGGGATATATGCTTCGTTTACTCAGTGGAACTTGATGAACGATCCGACCTGGGTCGGATGGGCTAACTACAAAACGATCCTATTTGATGAAACCTCGACCTTCCACACCCAATTCGTAAACGGGCTTCGGAATACCCTCATTTTTGTCGTGATCAGCGTTCCGCTGTTGATCGTCATCCCATTGTCGGTGGCCGTCGCCTTGGAGCATAAGAAGGTCAAATTGAAGGGCATCATCCAGTCCATTATTTACATTCCGGGCTTGATTTCCATTTCCGCTGCCGCTTTGATCTGGCTGCTTATCTTTAACAAACAGCTGGGGATTACGGGGAACATCTTCCATTCGCAGGTCGCTTGGGCGGCGACGCAGCCTTATGCTTGGATCATTATTTTTGTGATCACCGTATGGGGCGGGGTTGGCGGGAACATGATTATTTACCGCGCCTCGATTGCCGGGGTATCCAAAGACTTGTACGAAGCCGCCGAGATCGACGGAGCCGGCGCGACCCGGCGATTCTTCAGCATCACCTTGCCGTCGATCCGTTTTCCGCTCATTTATACCTTTGTCATGACCACTGCCGGGGCCTTTAACGTCTTTGGCCAACCTTTAATGATGACGGATGGCGGACCGCGGCAATCGACGCATGTTCTCATGATGTACATCCGTCAATTGGCGTTTGGTCATGGAGAATCGATTGCCGGCATGGCATCCGCGATGGCGGTGCTGCTAGGCATGGTCATTTTGGTTATTTCGGCGCTGCAGTATTACGTCATGAACCGAAACGCCAATTGA
- a CDS encoding extracellular solute-binding protein translates to MKTKWLYLSLVLVLLSVTVLSGCSSGSDKKTITFWTPLTGDDGAYMDQLVKNYNATNPEFKVKHVITADMYTKISTVLNSGKGVPDLAIIHADRVPGFVKQGVLEPIGGAIAAQPEIKEENYLPQAWATGNIDGTQYTVPLDIHSNTMYYNKDLLKKYNAESFLDDDVVTIDEMLSLQGKLEDGDYVVNDALLGWVILAQVQNLGGDIQENGKPAVNTPVMRQAFEEVKKIADAGLMTPFGEDGYLMFQSGNVLFSTDGTWSSTAHAAVEGLNFGVTNIYSPTPDKFTNRASSHLFAMLKNEDRSDEKEAGIGAFLEFIRANSLEWAKAGQIVASKQVIESPEYQQYMQSFFTSNEKETQSLYIYTYEYYPYIAEAVDTYCADIVRGNVDLDDTLQTMQKFVEDKIAESTTGSAS, encoded by the coding sequence ATGAAAACGAAGTGGTTGTATTTATCTTTGGTTTTAGTTCTTTTAAGCGTGACAGTACTATCTGGATGCAGCAGCGGCTCGGACAAGAAGACGATTACTTTCTGGACGCCGTTAACCGGCGATGACGGAGCTTACATGGATCAATTGGTCAAGAATTACAACGCTACCAATCCCGAGTTCAAAGTGAAGCATGTGATTACCGCAGACATGTATACCAAAATTTCCACGGTGCTCAACTCTGGCAAAGGGGTTCCTGATTTGGCGATCATCCACGCGGACCGTGTTCCCGGCTTTGTGAAGCAAGGCGTGCTGGAACCTATCGGCGGTGCGATTGCCGCGCAGCCGGAAATTAAGGAGGAGAACTACCTTCCGCAGGCTTGGGCGACGGGGAACATCGATGGCACGCAGTATACCGTTCCGCTCGACATTCATAGCAACACGATGTATTACAACAAGGATCTGCTCAAGAAGTACAACGCGGAATCCTTCTTGGACGACGACGTGGTTACCATCGACGAAATGCTGTCGCTTCAAGGCAAGCTGGAGGATGGTGATTACGTTGTCAATGATGCGCTGCTCGGCTGGGTGATTTTAGCTCAAGTGCAAAACCTGGGAGGAGACATCCAAGAAAACGGCAAGCCGGCTGTGAATACGCCGGTGATGAGACAAGCCTTCGAAGAGGTGAAGAAAATTGCCGATGCCGGGTTGATGACCCCATTTGGCGAAGACGGCTACTTAATGTTCCAATCCGGCAACGTCTTGTTCTCGACGGACGGTACTTGGAGTTCTACGGCCCATGCTGCGGTTGAGGGTCTAAACTTCGGGGTGACGAACATCTATTCTCCGACGCCGGACAAGTTCACGAACCGCGCTTCGTCCCACCTGTTTGCGATGCTGAAAAACGAGGATCGATCGGATGAGAAAGAAGCCGGCATCGGCGCTTTCCTGGAATTCATCCGCGCGAACTCCTTGGAATGGGCGAAAGCAGGTCAAATCGTGGCGAGTAAACAAGTGATCGAAAGTCCGGAATATCAGCAATATATGCAATCCTTCTTCACCTCCAATGAGAAGGAGACCCAGTCCCTTTATATTTATACCTACGAATATTACCCTTACATCGCCGAAGCGGTTGATACCTATTGCGCGGATATCGTTCGCGGCAACGTCGATCTGGATGATACGCTGCAGACGATGCAGAAGTTCGTCGAGGACAAGATTGCCGAGAGCACTACGGGCAGTGCAAGCTGA
- a CDS encoding carbohydrate ABC transporter permease, with protein sequence MTKSKRGLLIKIVLFVFFAFLCVLVLLPFYAVTLASFKPGEDLIRYGLNLKFDLSVMSLDNFVYLFTGNHSYFLWFFNSLLLTVVQVTVTLLVSATVAYGFSAYEFKGKNTLFICVLLIMMVPFEILLLPLYTLTYDIGLMNSYSAIILPGIASAATIFFFRQYLRGIPREIIAAGRVDGASEYGIYVRIILPVMKPSFAAMAILNGMNSWNNFLWPFMVLSDANKYTLPIGLKTLLTPYGNNYDLLIVGSFFSIIPIFILFVAFQKYFIDGMTAGAVKG encoded by the coding sequence ATGACGAAATCGAAGCGCGGCTTGCTGATCAAGATCGTTTTGTTCGTGTTTTTCGCCTTCCTGTGCGTGCTGGTGCTTCTGCCGTTTTATGCCGTTACGCTGGCTTCCTTTAAGCCTGGGGAGGATTTGATCCGGTACGGGCTGAACCTGAAGTTTGATTTATCGGTCATGAGCTTGGATAACTTCGTTTACTTGTTTACGGGCAATCATTCCTATTTCTTATGGTTTTTCAATTCGCTGCTGCTGACGGTCGTCCAAGTCACGGTGACGCTGCTGGTCAGCGCTACGGTGGCGTACGGGTTTTCGGCTTATGAATTTAAAGGGAAAAATACCCTGTTCATCTGCGTCCTGCTGATCATGATGGTTCCGTTCGAGATTCTGCTCCTGCCGCTGTATACGTTAACGTACGATATCGGGCTGATGAACTCGTATTCGGCCATTATTCTGCCGGGGATCGCCAGCGCGGCGACGATCTTCTTCTTCCGGCAGTATTTGCGGGGAATTCCCCGGGAAATTATCGCCGCAGGACGCGTCGACGGAGCGAGTGAGTACGGAATCTACGTGCGGATCATCTTGCCGGTGATGAAGCCTTCTTTTGCCGCGATGGCCATTCTCAACGGTATGAACAGCTGGAACAACTTCCTGTGGCCGTTTATGGTGCTCAGCGATGCCAATAAATACACGTTGCCGATTGGGCTCAAGACGCTGCTAACCCCTTACGGGAACAACTATGATTTGCTGATTGTTGGTTCCTTTTTCTCCATCATTCCGATCTTCATCTTGTTTGTTGCCTTCCAAAAATACTTTATTGACGGGATGACGGCAGGAGCGGTGAAAGGATAG